In the Malus domestica chromosome 16, GDT2T_hap1 genome, one interval contains:
- the LOC103412240 gene encoding uncharacterized protein: MAAAPSPSPALSNTSSGDTRPTTTATAASPPVAPFHPVHRTDTPPKTLRGLNKPKCKQCGNVARSRCPYESCKSCCSKAQNPCHIHVLKTNATFPDKALTSNSPLFNHQSTDASPSGNSHRVASFRQPSINFAQFNNLHIPLRSKKPLTRKDAVAINEWRFSKLREYKDGNIEVENEAFDRYMQNVSLLEQVFSVESIAEESMRDGSSRSNQNTITNTTEDDTEAMVSGLKLKLRSNPMRTSNFRKRIQQIVDEGLKKLKKCEFDDGVKKSSVPNGLDKGPKKEETRWAGRTSALGDLIDKLNKARNKEDLKACLELKSQLFSEHKLTGRTESGDADIMKKQTAKNDSEPGKEWNCSFPKVISATEIDQETLKSVNAHFSTLEQIEGL; this comes from the exons ATGGCAGCTGCTCCTTCGCCCTCGCCTGCCCTAAGCAATACCAGCTCCGGCGACACTCGccccaccaccaccgccacGGCTGCCTCGCCTCCCGTCGCTCCCTTCCATCCGGTGCACCGTACCGACACGCCCCCCAAGACCCTTCGCGGCCTTAACAAGCCCAAGTGTAAGCAGTGCGGCAATGTCGCTCGCTCCAG GTGCCCATACGAGTCATGCAAGAGTTGCTGCTCAAAAGCTCAAAATCCATGTCATATTCATG TTTTGAAAACAAATGCAACTTTTCCAGACAAGGCACTAACCTCAAACTCTCCTCTATTTAACCATCAATCAACCGATGCATCACCATCAGG GAATTCCCATAGAGTTGCATCATTCCGGCAACCTTCGATCAATTTTGCTCAATTCAATAATCTGCATATTCCGCTTCGTTCGAAGAAGCCTTTGACCAGAAAG GATGCTGTGGCTATTAATGAGTGGAGATTTTCCAAGTTGAGGGAATACAAGGATGGAAACATTGAAGTggaaaatgaagcttttgatcgATACATGCAGAACGTCAGCCTATTAGAGCAAGTGTTTTCTGTGGAATCTATTGCAGAGGAGTCAATGAGGGATGGATCATCCAGATCAAACCAAAATACTATTACTAATACTACAGAAGATGACACTGAGGCTATGGTGTCAGGGCTGAAGTTGAAGTTGAGGTCAAATCCAATGAGAACCAGTAACTTCCGAAAGAGGATACAGCAAATTGTTGACGAGGGACTAAAGAAGCTTAAGAAATGCGAGTTTGATGACGGGGTCAAGAAATCAAGTGTGCCAAATGGATTGGATAAAGGGcccaaaaaagaagaaacacGGTGGGCTGGAAGGACTTCTGCTTTAGGCGATCTCATTGATAAGCTGAACAAAGCCCGAAACAAGGAGGATTTGAAGGCATGCTTGGAGTTGAAATCTCAGCTCTTCAGTGAACACAAATTGACTGGTAGAACAGAATCGGGAGACGCTGacataatgaagaaacagaCTGCAAAGAATGATTCGGAGCCCGGAAAGGAGTGGAATTGTTCTTTTCCTAAAGTGATTAGTGCTACCGAAATTGATCAAGAAACTCTGAAAAGTGTTAATGCACACTTCTCTACCCTTGAGCAGATAGAAGGTTTATGA